One window from the genome of Rhodopseudomonas sp. P2A-2r encodes:
- a CDS encoding maleylacetate reductase, whose translation MENFIYQAAPMRVLFGAGRLADLNAELDRLGIRRALVLTTPHQLEQGNSISAMIGDRAAGIYSGAAMHTPVEITEQAMQQVKLLSADGVVAVGGGSTIGLGKAIAFRTDLPQIVVPTSYAGSEMTPILGETQDGLKTTRSDLRILPETVIYDVELTRTLPAAFAVTSGINAIAHAVEALYARDGNPVISLMAEEGIRLLASALPRLVNGDNADARDDALRGAWLCGTCLGAVGMSLHHKLCHTLGGTFDLPHAETHTIVLPHAMAYNAPAVPVAASRVARALGASDAGQGLFDLAKGLGAKLALRDIGMPSDGIERAADIAVQNAYWNPRPLERDAIRDLIARAWDGERPKAAG comes from the coding sequence ATGGAAAACTTTATTTATCAGGCTGCGCCCATGCGCGTGCTGTTTGGCGCCGGGCGCCTCGCCGATCTCAACGCCGAACTCGATCGCCTCGGCATCCGGCGCGCTCTTGTTCTCACGACGCCACATCAGCTGGAGCAGGGCAACTCGATCTCCGCCATGATCGGGGATCGCGCGGCCGGGATCTATTCCGGCGCGGCCATGCACACGCCGGTGGAAATCACAGAACAGGCCATGCAGCAGGTAAAGCTGCTGTCGGCGGATGGCGTCGTGGCAGTCGGCGGTGGGTCAACGATCGGCCTCGGCAAGGCGATCGCCTTCCGGACCGATTTGCCGCAGATCGTCGTACCGACAAGCTATGCCGGATCGGAAATGACGCCGATTCTCGGCGAGACCCAAGACGGATTGAAAACGACGCGGTCCGATCTCAGGATCCTTCCCGAGACAGTGATCTATGATGTGGAATTGACGCGCACGCTGCCGGCGGCATTCGCTGTCACATCCGGGATCAATGCAATCGCCCATGCCGTCGAGGCGCTCTATGCCCGGGATGGAAATCCCGTGATCTCGCTGATGGCTGAGGAGGGGATCAGGCTGCTGGCCAGTGCGCTGCCGCGGCTTGTCAATGGCGATAATGCCGATGCGCGCGACGATGCGCTGCGCGGTGCGTGGCTGTGCGGCACCTGTCTGGGCGCCGTCGGCATGAGTCTGCACCACAAGCTGTGCCACACGCTCGGTGGCACCTTCGATCTCCCGCATGCCGAGACCCACACGATCGTGCTGCCGCATGCCATGGCCTACAATGCGCCTGCCGTGCCGGTCGCCGCGTCGCGCGTCGCGCGGGCGCTCGGCGCCAGCGACGCTGGGCAGGGACTGTTCGATCTCGCGAAGGGTCTCGGCGCGAAGCTCGCTTTGCGCGACATCGGCATGCCGAGCGACGGAATCGAGCGTGCGGCCGATATTGCCGTTCAGAATGCCTATTGGAATCCGCGGCCTTTGGAGCGCGACGCCATTCGCGACCTGATTGCGCGCGCGTGGGACGGCGAGCGTCCAAAAGCGGCGGGCTGA
- a CDS encoding intradiol ring-cleavage dioxygenase, translating to MRNFNENTITDAVLARVAEAKLPRTRQVSEALIRHLHAFVREIRPTQAEWEQGIAFLTRTGQMCDDKRQEFILLSDALGVSMLVDAINHGAEVGVTDTTVLGPFFVQAAPEKQLGDNISGGMEGEPMVVTGSVSTPDGKPIADATIDVWHSDDDGYYDVQQLDKIGDLAMRARFHADGQGRFRFWSIKPAAYPIPHDGPVGDMLEAQGRHPWRPAHVHFMISAPGFEQLVTHVFVAGDQYLDSDVVFGVKDTLIREFVRKDAGTAPDGSLQDRPYYHLHYDFGLKPALPKVA from the coding sequence ATGCGAAATTTCAACGAAAACACCATTACAGATGCTGTCCTCGCGCGCGTTGCGGAGGCAAAGTTGCCGCGGACCCGGCAGGTCAGCGAGGCGCTGATCCGCCATCTTCATGCATTCGTCCGCGAGATCCGCCCCACGCAGGCTGAATGGGAGCAGGGGATCGCTTTCCTGACGCGCACGGGGCAGATGTGCGACGACAAGCGGCAGGAGTTCATCCTGCTGTCCGATGCACTCGGTGTGTCGATGCTCGTCGATGCCATCAACCACGGCGCCGAGGTCGGGGTGACCGATACGACCGTGCTCGGGCCCTTTTTCGTGCAGGCGGCTCCGGAAAAGCAACTGGGCGACAATATCTCGGGCGGTATGGAAGGCGAGCCGATGGTCGTGACCGGCAGCGTGTCGACGCCGGACGGCAAGCCGATTGCCGATGCGACAATCGACGTCTGGCATTCCGACGACGACGGGTACTACGACGTCCAGCAACTCGACAAGATCGGCGATCTGGCGATGCGCGCCCGTTTTCACGCGGACGGGCAGGGTCGCTTTCGGTTCTGGTCGATCAAGCCTGCCGCCTATCCCATCCCGCATGACGGTCCGGTGGGAGACATGCTGGAGGCGCAAGGGCGTCATCCGTGGCGGCCTGCGCACGTCCACTTCATGATCTCGGCACCCGGCTTCGAGCAACTCGTGACGCATGTATTCGTGGCCGGCGACCAGTATCTGGACTCCGATGTGGTGTTTGGAGTCAAGGATACGCTGATCAGGGAATTCGTCCGCAAGGATGCCGGAACGGCTCCAGACGGAAGCCTTCAGGATCGACCTTACTATCATCTCCATTACGATTTCGGACTGAAACCGGCCCTGCCAAAGGTCGCGTAG
- a CDS encoding LacI family DNA-binding transcriptional regulator, with protein sequence MDRAKKKDGKTPPRIARATIIDVAERAGVHWSTVSRALNPAKRHLISAEMIERISACVEQLGYRQNAMASALRTQKTRTIGVIVSNLGDPIHPPIVRAIEDRFGEIGYVAFVGNTDNDSEREAALIDRFIAQGVDGLIVATFKLKDPLVDKCLQAGVPTVAVFRDPQRPEIPSVRVDDGGAMAQAVRHLVGLGHRHIAHVGGPQNVSTGRNRYRGFVRAHRASFGAGRSLIATFGKAFTVEDGRAACDTLLERHPSVTAIVAGNDMLAIGCLSALNSRTIRCPDDISLVGMNDMLFMDAVNPPLTTMRTPSHDLGRKAADLLIGLIEGKAIARTKLVLPSDLIVRASSRALL encoded by the coding sequence ATGGACCGCGCGAAAAAGAAGGATGGCAAGACACCGCCGCGGATCGCGCGGGCGACGATCATCGACGTCGCGGAACGCGCCGGCGTGCACTGGTCGACAGTGTCGCGCGCGCTCAATCCGGCAAAGCGGCACCTGATCTCGGCGGAAATGATCGAGCGGATTTCCGCCTGCGTCGAACAACTCGGCTATCGGCAGAACGCCATGGCGTCGGCGCTGCGCACCCAGAAGACCCGCACCATCGGCGTGATCGTGTCGAATCTCGGTGACCCCATCCATCCGCCCATCGTGCGCGCCATCGAGGATCGCTTCGGCGAGATCGGCTACGTCGCATTCGTCGGTAACACCGACAACGATTCCGAACGCGAGGCGGCATTGATCGATCGCTTCATCGCCCAGGGCGTCGACGGGCTGATCGTGGCGACCTTCAAGCTGAAGGATCCGCTGGTCGACAAGTGCCTGCAGGCCGGCGTGCCGACCGTGGCCGTGTTCCGCGATCCGCAGCGGCCAGAAATCCCCAGCGTCCGCGTTGATGACGGCGGCGCGATGGCGCAGGCGGTGCGGCATCTGGTCGGTCTGGGGCACCGGCATATCGCCCATGTCGGCGGTCCCCAAAACGTCTCCACCGGTCGCAACCGCTACCGCGGTTTTGTGCGCGCGCACCGGGCCTCATTCGGCGCCGGCCGCAGCTTGATCGCAACGTTCGGCAAGGCCTTTACGGTCGAGGACGGCCGCGCCGCCTGCGACACGTTGCTGGAACGGCATCCGAGCGTCACCGCGATCGTCGCCGGCAATGACATGCTGGCGATCGGTTGCCTGAGCGCGCTGAACAGCCGCACCATCAGATGTCCCGACGACATCTCGCTGGTGGGTATGAACGACATGCTGTTTATGGACGCCGTCAATCCGCCGCTGACCACCATGCGGACGCCGTCGCACGACCTCGGCCGGAAAGCGGCCGATCTGCTCATCGGTCTGATCGAAGGCAAAGCGATCGCCAGGACCAAGCTTGTCCTGCCTTCCGATCTCATCGTGCGAGCGTCGTCCCGCGCTTTGCTTTGA
- a CDS encoding RidA family protein has translation MLKNLKNMVLNVGVLFLISGATAAQAENTFSNPPAIAKGPGYTHVVEVSGPHRLIFIAGQLGVKPDGKFAGEPGDFKAQATQAYQNLKAALDSVGASFKDVIKVNHYMTDIRAQLPVLREVRDTFVNTAAPPASTTVEVSRLAADAALFEVEAVVALPPR, from the coding sequence ATGCTTAAGAATCTGAAGAACATGGTGTTGAACGTTGGCGTACTTTTCTTGATCTCGGGAGCGACCGCTGCGCAGGCCGAAAACACGTTTTCCAATCCGCCGGCCATCGCGAAGGGGCCCGGCTACACGCATGTCGTGGAAGTCTCCGGTCCGCATCGCCTGATCTTTATTGCGGGCCAGTTGGGCGTGAAGCCCGATGGTAAATTTGCCGGCGAACCGGGCGATTTCAAAGCGCAGGCGACACAGGCCTACCAAAACCTGAAGGCCGCACTGGACTCCGTCGGCGCAAGCTTCAAGGACGTCATCAAGGTCAATCACTATATGACGGATATCCGGGCGCAGCTTCCGGTCCTGCGTGAAGTCCGCGATACATTTGTCAATACGGCCGCTCCGCCGGCGAGCACGACCGTCGAAGTGTCCCGTCTGGCTGCAGACGCCGCCTTGTTCGAAGTGGAAGCGGTCGTCGCATTGCCGCCGCGCTAA